The region ACTAAACAAATTGCTTCTTGTTAACTACAGATTAAACAAGAACTGAGCACAGGCTACTTTTGTATGGCTTGTGCTCAAGAGTTAAAGAGTCAAAGAACAAGATGGTGCAAATGTACGCACTGCAATAAAATACACCTGAATCTGGACTGATTTATATCAAATCTCTCACACCCATGTGTTTcgcaaaccaacacacacatccccacacgCATCCCCACACACGCATCCCCACACACGCATCCCCACACACGCATCCCCACACACGCATCCCCACACACGCATCCCCACACACGCATCCCCACACACGCATCCCCACACACGCATCCCCACACACCCTTCTTGAACCAGGGATCTATGTAATGTCTTTATGTCGAGGTGGACGATGAATGTTCCGGACAACACACTTCACCATCCACTCAATTCCTTCGTTCACCCCTTgactaaggaaaaaaaaatggcaagaCAAAAATGACACACTCTTACTACCACTGTAAGGCACATGATTTTATCATTAAAACACTTCCATTtcaatataacaaacaaactgCCTGCCTAGAACATGAGGATAAAATCAGCACAGTTGCTGTAATTACTAAACTATGCTATTATTTATGACATCTACATATACTcataaaagaacatttcaaattTTATATTAAGCAATTGCAATTTGCTTTTATACCCACATCATATAAAGCGAGCATACTTTTTCTATTCCCTTTTTGGAAAGTGTGGAGTTCTATTTCCATGGCCACAACTAAATAATAGACAAGTGAGAAAGCAGTGAGGATAGGCTTACCCAGTCAGAGCGGTACAGGGCTGGACCAGACAGTCTCGTTTGCCGATTTTAGGAGCACAATCACTGAATGCTGTCTTAATGTCAGGGACAGACAGGCAATTCTAGAAGAAAGAGGCATACAAGTAACAATTAGACtcttattattatataattattctAATATATGTTGATAAAACTAGTCTGTCATTACAGATGGTCAAAACAGGGAAGTGTGGCTGTGATGTTGGAAAGCTATTTGCTGAAGATGCACTTTCATTGATCTGACAGCAATCCTGCTAATGTTTATATGGCTCTCCTGGTTATGGACAGACtagctaataaaaataaaattaagaaaaacctcatatatatatatatatatatatatatatatatatatatatatatatatatagagagagagagagagagagagagagagagagagagagagagacagacagacagatacagatagatagatagaagcATTGCATTAAAGTTACTGATCACCAAAATCATTTACAGAATTCTTACATGATAGTTTATTGATAATATTAAAGACCAAGTGGTCAAAGTAATTGTGGTCAAAGTATTTAAAAAGGTCTATTATTCATAATTACACATATGTTTAGCTCAGAGTTTGAGCAGGGGAAACTAGTAGGGCATTTCAACATGGAGCTGTTTGGAAAGCTCAGACTATTTATTTAATACAGCCTTATGGAATGAGAAAGTTACCTTTAATTTGACAGGccatggtagctcagtggttaaggtacttgagtagTAATCAtaaggttcaagccccatcactgccaggttgccaatgctgggcccctgagcctcaattgctcaaaatgtgtttactcataattttaagtcactttggctaaatgtgtcagctaaatgctgtaaatgtaatgtaaatgacatTGAAGTtcacaacattcacatttacagcatttagctgatgtgtttatccaaagcgaattacaattatgagtgaacaGAgactgagcaattgaggattacgggtcttgctcaggggcccaacagtggcaacttggcagtggtggggcttgaactggtaaccttctaaTTATTAGTAAccaccataaccactgagctacctaTACCTAAGCTAAACTATAATGAAACTACAAGAAACTATAATGAGACaaactgttttgaaaatgaatgcataCCTCTACATCTTGCTTATTTGCAAGCACAAGGAGAGGAACGCCTTCAAGAGCCTCACTACTAATCATTTTCTCTAAGGAGGAAACAGAGAAGTCAGAGCCCATGTGATTATCATAAATTTACTAAATATACTTTTACATTAATTACTACATATTTTGTAAGGTTATGCACCTATCTATATCTGAGCAACATTCATTTCATGTCCctaaaataatttcagattGTATGATGAACTGAAATTCagaaatctaaaaatatttatccaTGTAACAATGGTGAGAAATTCCTGTCACCTTTATTCAATTCACAGTTCGCACTGAAAACTCACCAAAGGCATTCTTTGACTCAGACAAGCGCTCCTCATCCGTAGAGTCAATAACATAGATAACGCCATGAGATTCTGCATAGTACTGCAGGAGAAACATAGTAAAAGCTTGTAGATCAAAGAGTTAACTTCAGTAGCATCAAGGATACAATCACTTTATTAAAAGTtgctaataatataaaaaaaaaaaaaagtgaacagaaGGCCAGGAGGCAGAACAGGTTGTTCCTTTTTCTAATGATCAAAGGCATAGGAGTTTACATTCTATACTTATGTCATAGTAAAACAATGTGGCAGACGTAGCAGTAATTAGCCCCGTAGACTAATGTGCCCTCTATTAAATAAAAAGATGTCCAGGAGGTTATTCACTGGCAGCAATAAAAGTGGTATCAAACGAACACTCACTTTGTCCCATAATGACTGCAATTCTTCTTGTCCTCCAAGATCCCAAAACATCAGACGTGCTTTACCCACATCTATGGTGCCAACTGTGCGGGGAGGTAAACGTTGTCATAGGCATGTTGTTCATATGGCTAGGCACTAAAAAGAAATCGAAATCCTTACTATTCAAACCGACGGTGGTTGTGATTTTGGAAAGGCTCATTCCTTTGTAGTTCTTgctgaattttgtttttgtttgctccaaaaatgtctaaagcAAAACCCAAAGAAAATTAGGATAGCTAAATAATCTAGGATCTTCAATGTTCAGCCTGGTAACAGGTATATTCACTTGAGTAGATTAAAGAGTTGCTGTCTGTTTATTTAGCCAGCTAGCATATCATGCTGGCTTGCTAAAAAAAATAGCTAGCGTTAGTCGGTATGGAAAAAAACTTACCGTTTTCCCCGCATTATCGAGCCCAAGAATTAAAATACAGTATTCGTCCTTTTGGAACATATATTTGTAAAGACCCGATAACAAGGTGTACATCCTAAAATGTTAACTGCTAAACGGACTGCGTTCTACCGGTTCACATCACATTAGCAATAAGTTGTGCTAAATTAGCTTtaaagctaactagctagcggttagctcAATTAACCAGCTCTACAGTAAGACCACACATACACGATTCGTTAGTTAAAAACTACagtgaaatacacacagataggATTATAAGAATTAGATATTTCAATCTCAATATCTTAGCTAGCCGGATAAAGTAACGCTCCTTCAATTTAGCAAGCTAGTTGGCTAATTTCGTACAGCTTTGTAAACACTTCCTAAGAAGTTGCTGACGTTGTATTATTGTGCATTGTGGGAGTAGTAGTAAAATTATTGTAGTGTAACTAGCTTCCAAATGATCTGTAAATTATTAACGTTTTCAAAGTGGTATATTAGAAACCAGATTTATTTCTACATTTGACATAATTTAACAGAATATGCCCATGCCTATCgcaaaaaataaagacatataTAGGCATCACTTTTCGCGCAGTGAATATATGGTTAGGTGTTTTATCTAATCACAATCGTGTATCATTTAATTTGAACTCGTGACCGATATtcaaattgatttaaaatgatttcacaATATAACTTTATGTGTTTTTATAGGACACAGTtatatttaattacaattatatgttatatgttagcTACATACTATGTTGCCATTATTAGTTAGCGGAGTATTTGTTTTTGCGGTGTATGCTATTCGGTGTATTTTCATTGTTATCTGGCTAGCTGCCTAAATTTTCAGTGGATCACCAGATAGCTAGGTTATCTGTCTCGCACTTAAATACATATTGAAATATGTAGTAATTGAAATACcaattattgtaatatattctaatatattAAAGATGTCAGACTTTAAATTACTATAATATTGTAAATGGGtattgtatactgtatattctttgtttttacctttgtaTTATTTCACTATCTGCTTTCAGTCGTTGTCATTACCTCTGTTTATTTATCATTTGCAAgaattcattattaattaattatgagTTTTGGTTTATTGTGCAATAACAATCTTATATCATTGAATAGGAATGTGATTCGGTTTACTATTGGATTACTCTTCTGTTACTATTAGAGATAGTCctggtgtgtggtggggagATGCAAATTCCCCTGACACTGAAACTACAGGCTGATGAGTATACACTGTTTGTGATAATGCCATGGAGTTGCTTTTAGAATATGGAGCTAATTTACTGCCAAAActtcacaaataaacagaacGTGTTCTGTAAATATCATACTACTTGCAAACAACTATCTAACAAACAAGGTGTGCTTTAGAAATGCAAAACACGATTGTTGCAAATACTTATGTACTTTCAAATAAATGCAGAGATAATTTCTAATACATTGCACTTAACAAACAGCTATAATATgttttacaaatgcaaaaaaaaaaaaaaatagaaatgaaataaaacatggtTTGCAAATATTCCTGTGTCATGATTCTTAAACACATACAACCTGTTCCAGAAATGCCATTTGTGAATCACGTGACTTTTGGCACAGTTTATGTCAAGATtttctcacaaatacacactgccCTAGTACAAATGCATTGCTACTGAACAGTAGGTGTTGCTGTGGGTACACTTTCCAAAGCACTCCAGCCGAATCTGAGTCAAAGCGAAAGGCCATCGTCCTTCTATCTAGCGGCTGGCAGGtgagtttgtgtttctgtatgtttgcTGGTCTGTCTAGTGTCCATGATTTGCCTGCACTTTAACCTTTCCTGTGATTCATAGCTCATTCCTGTTTTAACATCTACTAAAAAAAGTACCATTGCCATAACTTAAAATTAACGTAAGATAGCCGTTAGAAGGTGAAACTGCTTGTATAGCCTAGGCTAGTTTTTAGCTGAATTTGATTCATTAGTCTTGCagatttacaaatgtccaagtccaagcccccagtaagtATCTCTTCTTTCCTCTGAATATTGCCAAAGGAGGAAGTGGGCAGAGAAAACTGACAGTAATCCCACCAGAGTCTAAAGGCTACAATACAAAACATCTTAACAGTGTATCGAACAATGGAAGATACACTATTTTTATTGTTCCACTTCAAGATGAAATAGACACCATGCCACTTCCTTATGATTCCTTATGAGTTCAGTAAAATACAGTGTAAGGACTTTGGTGAAACTTTACACTTACAAGTTCTTGCTCTACATGTGCACTCTTGTAGCAAGTCCTCTGAAGATGGTGACCAAGTAAAATAATGACATCCTAACTGAGTTGGCTAGTGATGTCTTATTGTCTTTATAGGCTGGAACCTTAAATGTTAATTCAGATGATGTCAGATTTCTAAACACATTGTATTCTTGTATTTGTTGTAGGAACAATTGAAAGATATTGACCCTGATGTTACAACTTACACTCGTTTTGAATGCtggctacaaaacaaacaattcgATTTTACTGAATATCAGTGATAAAACTGGGAATCCAGTCTGCGTTAGTACCCAGTACATTTAAGAATAAGTTCAAGGGATTGATTTCACAAGGCACAGTATTCTAAATCAAGGCTGTCCAATATAAaaatttatattgttttaatgtgaaattttgttttgtgaaataaTGTGCATCATGTTCtatttggggttttgtttttcttcttttcaatcAATGCTTAACTGCTGCTTTATAGAATGTTGGTGACATATAAGCACATTTTAgtaattttaaagtttaatttccCATTTTCCATTGATACTGCTTGTTTAAGTGTCATGTGACATGTCTAAGAAAAAGTGGCCTATATGCCAAGTTGAGTACACTTGACTGCATTGAGATGCATGCTAGTTTATGTGGGGAGAGGTACTTTTTGTCTGCAATACACGATCCATTCACCTACTCACCTATTTTTTccttaatgtacatttatagtATCATTTGTATagtaatgcatttattaaatgtaaatctatattttaaatgtaaggTATGTTCTCGTGTATGTACACCAGTGTGCCAAAATATTATAACCAGATGCTTAATGTGCTGTTGGTGCTGCATGTGCTGCCAAATCAGATATTCTATCTGACACCCCCTACCGATTTGGCCTTCGCCAGTGTAACTCAGCTCATGCCTGCCCATTTACATTTTGACTGTTTGCTTAGAGTCTCAGAACTTGACATGTAATCCTGTTACAAGGTAATCATTACGGTTCTAGGAACGATCAAATGTTTTGCCTctgctgtgtatatatgtttgtatttatatatgtatttcagCCCATTAACTCAGTCGCTGGACATCACTGACATAGAAGAGTGGTCTAGTATATTGGTTGTTGAAACAAGGGAGGGACCATCTGGTGCAGCTTCCCATATCATACCTGTGCAGAATGAGCCGGCTAATTCTTCTGCATTATTTTTTGAAAACGCTGAGAAAGCAGAAGGTTAGTTAGCTAGTGTATTTAGCATGTTTTCTGTAATCTTCTATGAATTTCACTAATAAACATAAGTAGCACAGACTTGACTTGAAGCATCACGAATTGGATTGTGTTTATAAATCAGAATTTCTGGTTCTCATAAAAATACCTCTTTTTACCTGGTTCCTTAAGATCCCTTTACAGCAATCTTTTATAGAATGGAAGACTATACCAGACATAGCCAGGGCAGCATGCTTGTACAGGGAAACTGTGCTCCACAATCATGCATCAGGGAAACCACTGCATTTGGATGTTGATCTCAGAAGCATGTTGGATCAAGAAATGGCTCTGATCAGTTTTTATAAAGCAGGCAGCATAGAATGGGTGAGGCCTCTGCACTGTAGACCTGAAGGTTATCAGTGCTTTAtagctttaatttttttatttaaatgtgataAATGCAGTCAGATTTTTAGTAATCAAGCATGTTTGCAATCTTTTGTACTTTTTAGGTAATCCTGCCATTGGTGAAGGAGttaacagatttttattttccaGTTATGCAAAAGATGAAATTTGGAATTCATTTGAACTTTGGCATGTCAGTTATAGTGTGATGAGGATTGTATTAAAGCTGCATTATTGGTATATTCAGCATTGCCAATTTGAGCTGTCTTTTAGGCACATAGACATTTACTCTACAGTTTGTTAGCTGTTGTGTCTGATCACAGAGCCCCTAACTATATgtaccttttcttctctttgtctaGGATATGCATGTGATACAAGGCTGTTTGCTGGAGAGCCAGACCATCTTGTACCTTCATCATCAGCATTCCTGATTGAGAGTGATCCATTTCTGATGGTGGGCAGAATGATTGGCCACTGCTTTGTGCATGGAGGTGCAAAGCCCTGCTTTGTCAGGGCTTTGCCCTGCTGTTATTCACATTCTTTCTGGAAGCAAAGCTGAAACTACAGTTATTGAAATCTGTGACTGTCCTGATCTTGATCTTCGTGAGAAAAGTGTGTATTATGCAAACTGGACAAATTTTAGaattgttattctttttattgGTACAGTatagtctgtgtgcatgtgtgccccATTATAAAGGTGTCAAATTCAGCTCATGGTCAATGACAGTTTGGCATTCTACCTCTTAACATCTGATGCAGGTCATCAGCCAATTAGAAACGCCTTTGAGTTAAATTCTAAGTATTAAGTGAGAAAACAATATCTGCAGGACTTTGGCCTGCCAGGGAGTGAAAAACCCCTGctgatttattaagggcaaatccaaggTCAGAGTCATTATAGCAGtcgggtcatagagccaacatagagattacggggatacatgataaacaaacactcgaaggcaaacaagggaagcaggctataacataagataggaaacacgaaggctaggataacaaaacaggctagcAAATGAAGGCTTTGAAATAGATGGGCTTTCAAacatccaccaaacacataaacgcaaCCACTCAAATAcaataaaccaaacacaatgaatcTAATACATAAACGcatcaaacacaatgaacctttcaaacattcaaataaacaatgaacagccaagacccagtttaaatacatgaacttaacaattCTAGAAACacgggacaggtgtggaaaatcaaacaaggggcagagaaaacgaaactatggaatggaactaaaatacacaagacagggaaaacatggaacatggaagctgggagggaatAATCATGACAATAGCATGTTTTCTCACTAGATAATCAGACAAACCATGAAGCAAATCAAGCAGATTTGAAAAGGACTGAAAGAGACACTGCTATGGCCACTAATGTGTCAGCGACCGGATGTACTTCCAGTCATTTTTCCTTGTGAGTCAAGTGCTGTGGTGACTCCTGAGGTATGCAGATGCTGACCACATCTGTAAAATTTACTCTGATAATCAGAAAACCAAAAGCTACTTCTTAAATTTTCTAGATGGATGGTCTAGTATGTCTGTAAATATAACATTCTGAGCTGGCCTACAGTGACAGTAGATGAtaatgatgctgatgatgatgatgactgctCTGTTGAAGATAATAGCTGTGTTACTAAGTACCTCCACCAGTACACTGAAAATGGTACAAAATTGCACTTCAATTCTCACACCTCTGGTCTTGGTGGACCACTGTCCAACAGTTTGGAGACTTCCTGCTCGAACAAACACATGATTGAACATAATTAATTGGCAATTTTGCAAGTGCTTTTGAGTGGGGAAATATGTGTTGGACAGTGTATTGGTTCTGACTGAGAGATGCATAATTTATGTAACATGTTACATATAGTTATGTAACATGTTATGTATAACATGTTTTGTAGCATCCAGGACTGAACGCCTAAAGTTCTGGGTGGGTTGGGAAGCTCCAACCACTACCGTCACACTGGAAGTGATTGACTGTCACCTACCAAAGTCATCAATGTGCATTGAGACTCTAGGTCTTCCAGCCCACTTCCAGCCCACAAAGAACTTTTCTACATTTAAGGAAGAGCTGCAAGCATACATCAACACAGCTGACACTGGATTTGGACTGGTGTGTCTTTCTGGTTAAAAACGGACTGTCAATTTCACATGTTCTTAAAACAGTtctatttgttaaaatgttcttaaaatgtAGTTTGGTCAAAATGTTCTTAAAGTACCACTTTATCTGTCAAGAAAAGAATAATCTGGCAATGTGCAGCATCcttgaacaaaaatgaagagCTGTTGTTAAATTCATGCAATTTTTTTACTGCACTTTTCCATATTTGTTTTGTCCTAGTATGTTCTGGACATATTGGATGGTAGCCAGATAAATGTCTGCACCATAAGTTTGGGAGGGTCCCAGGGGCTCAATGGCTGCCCTAATGCTGCCAGTTCTTCCGGGATCAATGGGTGACCTGTTGTAGGAACAGTGACTCCATAGTGTGGGTCTTCAGGTATGCCACATTTATAATGGTTAAGATGTGTAAGGTGTAATTCCTGAATTAAAAATTGTGATACAGTTGGCAAATCAATTGCTGGCCAGCATGGGTTGTAGTCATCTCATTAAAGTCTTAGTGAttatggtacttgactagtaatcagaaggttgccagttcaaaccccactgctgccaagttgccattgttgggcccctgagcaaggctcttaaccctcaattactcaaattgtactcagtcataattgtaagtcattttggataaaagtgtcagctaaatgctgtaaagttAAAGTATCTCTTCATCTCAGCTTGCATGGAAAAATGTATGCCCACAATTTGAGATTAATAGATGCTTTCCTCATACAACATCAAAGCATTTTATAGAAATTTTGATTAgattaataattcattaaaaaaaaaattcagaacaTTTTCAGGTGCTTCcactgaatgctgaatgtttCCCATCTCTCAGAGCCGATTAGGTGCCAAGTTTCCCTCTGTTCTAATTGGGGGATTATCCCATTGCAGAATGTATTGAGACTATGTAGTCTGGACAAGAACACATAGGTCTGAACATGTGCAAGGTGTTTGACAGATCAAGGAAACCATGGTCTTCCAGTGAATGCTACAGATCATAGTATAGCTTGTGATTGCACACCACATATCTCTCCACAGTCTCTCTATTCTGCAAATAGGGATTAATCAACAGCAATAAATGGGGCggtttcatacattttaaattaacataCAATTTAACatataatacaaataacatACAACATATATATTAACATTTCATGTATATACAGAATTCACACTGGGAAATGGTAACAAAATGCATAGCTGTTTACAGGAAGTATGTGCATAAAAGGTGGACAGTCGCTCAAATGTTAGCGTCTGGCCAAGTATTTTTATTGCATACACAGAAGATGGCAGAATGGTTCTTTAACCGTTATATACAGAGCCTTTGTTCTAGAATAATACAAATGCTTGGTAATGCTATAAAAtacctcaaaaacatttttaaagctcttgTTGTTTGAGGGGGTGTCTGTGAAAGGTTTAATAAACCTGCCCCTGATTGTGCACGCTTTCCTCATCGATGAAGCTGGACCTTCCTGTCCGCCGGACAGAGAACATAAAGCATGTAATAGCAAC is a window of Electrophorus electricus isolate fEleEle1 chromosome 3, fEleEle1.pri, whole genome shotgun sequence DNA encoding:
- the arfrp1 gene encoding ADP-ribosylation factor-related protein 1 yields the protein MYTLLSGLYKYMFQKDEYCILILGLDNAGKTTFLEQTKTKFSKNYKGMSLSKITTTVGLNIGTIDVGKARLMFWDLGGQEELQSLWDKYYAESHGVIYVIDSTDEERLSESKNAFEKMISSEALEGVPLLVLANKQDVENCLSVPDIKTAFSDCAPKIGKRDCLVQPCTALTGQGVNEGIEWMVKCVVRNIHRPPRHKDIT